The Inediibacterium massiliense genome includes the window ACCTCTTTATAATCTTTCTTAAATCTTTTACATGATTTTTAACTTTTTCTACTGCATAGTCTATTTCTTCTATGGTATTATGATAAGAAAAACTGAATCTTATGGCTCCTTCTATTTCCTCATCTTTTAACTTCATATTTTTTAATACATGACTTTTGCTATTTTTGTGAGATGAACAAGCTGAACCTGTAGACACATAAATGCCATCTTGCTCTAAACTATGAAGAAGTACTTCTCCTCTTATCCCTAAAAAACTTATATTTGCAATATGTGGTGCGCTTCCTTCTTTTTCATATCCATTGATTTTTATTTCTCTAACTTCATTTTTTATACCACCTATAAATCTATCCTTTAAAGATTGAAGGATTGCTATTTTTTCATCCATATCATATAATTCTACACAAGCTTCTCCTAATCCTATAATTCCAGGAACATTTTCTGTTCCAGATCTTATTCCAGTCTCTTGATTTCCTCCATAAAGAATAGGAGAAATATTTGTATTCTTTCTTATGTATAAAGCACCTATTCCTTTTGGCCCATGAATCTTATGCCCGCTTATAGATAAAAGATCTGCTCCTAACTTTTTAGGTGTAAATTTTATTTTTCCAAAGGACTGTATAGCATCTA containing:
- a CDS encoding cysteine desulfurase family protein; its protein translation is MEVYLDNSATTKPNEEVVQMMIKVLTEYYGNPSSLHHKGVEVERMVKDARKKLSKALGALDQEIIFTSGGTESNNMAIQGSLKNRRGKKIITTKIEHPSVLNVYKELENKGYDVVYIDVDSFGRINIEQVKENLSEDTALISMMHVNNEVGTIQPIEEIGKLLSKMKQKPIFHVDAIQSFGKIKFTPKKLGADLLSISGHKIHGPKGIGALYIRKNTNISPILYGGNQETGIRSGTENVPGIIGLGEACVELYDMDEKIAILQSLKDRFIGGIKNEVREIKINGYEKEGSAPHIANISFLGIRGEVLLHSLEQDGIYVSTGSACSSHKNSKSHVLKNMKLKDEEIEGAIRFSFSYHNTIEEIDYAVEKVKNHVKDLRKIIKR